One Agelaius phoeniceus isolate bAgePho1 chromosome 8, bAgePho1.hap1, whole genome shotgun sequence genomic region harbors:
- the LOC143694678 gene encoding olfactory receptor 14J1-like yields MCYDRYVSICKPLHYGTLLGSRACAHMAAAAWASAFLNALMHTANTFSLPLCHGNALGQFFCEIPQILKLSCSKSYLREIGLLVFSICLGLGCFVFIVFSYVQIFRAVLRIPSEQGRHKAFSTCLPHLAVLSLLVSTIIFSYLKPPSMSSPSLDLALSVLYSVVPPALNPLIYSLKNQELKAEVWRLMTGKFQRY; encoded by the coding sequence atgtgctacgaccgctacgtgtccatctgcaaacccctgcactatgggaccctcctgggcagcagagcttgtgcccacatggcagcagctgcctgggccagtgcctttctcaatgctctcatgcacacggccaatacattttccctgcccctgtgccatggcaatgccctgggccagttcttctgtgaaatcccacagatcctcaagctctcctgctccaaatcctacctcagggaaattgggctTCTGGTGTTTTCCATCTGTTTAGGACTTggatgttttgtgttcattgttttctcctatgtgcagatcttcagggctgtgctgaggatcccctctgagcagggaaggcacaaagccttttccacctgcctccctcacctggctgtgctctccctgttaGTCAGCACTATCATATtttcctacctgaagcccccctccatgtcctccccatccctggatctggccctgtcagttctgtactcggtggtgcctccagccctgaaccccctcatctacagcctgaagaaccaggagctcaaggctgaagtgtggagactgatgactggaaaATTTCAGAGATATTGA